The Dendropsophus ebraccatus isolate aDenEbr1 chromosome 3, aDenEbr1.pat, whole genome shotgun sequence genome includes a region encoding these proteins:
- the LOC138786995 gene encoding hydroxysteroid 11-beta-dehydrogenase 1-like protein A: MAGIKLVLSSLLIGLCAHYFYSTETITPDMVKGKKVLVTGSSTGIGEQIAYKFAEMGAHVMVTARRAKQLQEVVNKCLQLGAGSAHYVVSDMGNLTSAKNVSEEAIKKLGGLDYLVLNHIGGGASFGSFKGDMEAVLSSNNVNFLSYVQLTATALKALLESQGSIVVMSSLSGRIGAPFSTSYCAAKFGLEGFYSSLRREFTLNKSNVSVTVAVLGYIDTENAVRKVGDKVTMSASPKEECAAEVVKAAVLRQPELFYPFWGIKPLVLLRDWAPTLIGKLLDNFFVLDNIH; the protein is encoded by the exons ATGGCGGGGATAaagctggttctctcctctctgctcatAGGGCTTTGTGCCCACTACTTTTACAGCACAGAGACCATAACTCCAG ACATGGTAAAAGGGAAGAAAGTACTAGTGACTGGATCCAGTACTGGGATTGGAGAACAGATTGCCTATAAATTTGCAGAAATGGGGGCTCATGTAATGGTCACTGCCAGAAGGGCTAAACAACTACAGGAG GTGGTAAATAAGTGTCTGCAGTTAGGAGCAGGATCTGCCCACTACGTCGTATCTGATATGGGGAACTTGACTTCAGCGAAGAATGTGTCCGAAGAGGCAATTAAAAAACTTG GTGGCCTTGACTATCTGGTGTTAAACCATATAGGAGGAGGGGCGTCATTTGGATCCTTTAAAGGTGACATGGAGGCCGTGCTAAGTTccaacaatgtaaattttctcaGTTACGTCCAACTAACGGCCACAGCTCTAAAAGCGCTACTGGAATCCCAAGGGAGCATTGTTGTTATGTCTTCGCTGAGTG GACGTATTGGGGCACCATTTTCAACCAGTTATTGTGCAGCCAAGTTTGGACTGGAAGGTTTCTATAGTTCACTTCGCAGAGAATTTACACTGAACAAGAGTAATGTGTCTGTCACGGTGGCCGTTCTGGGATATATTGATACAG agaaTGCTGTGAGGAAAGTAGGCGACAAAGTGACCATGTCTGCATCACCCAAAGAAGAGTGTGCGGCTGAGGTGGTTAAAGCCGCCGTTTTACGTCAGCCAGAACTTTTTTATCCCTTCTGGGGTATTAAACCATTGGTGTTGTTGCGAGATTGGGCTCCAACTCTCATTGGAAAACTACTTGATAATTTTTTTGTGCTGGACAATATTCATTGA